TTTACTACTCTCAAGGGCTATCAATGCTTCCAGGCCAAGTCGAACTAGAGCGGTCTTCTCCTTGATGCCGGTCAGACGTGAAGCCTTTTCCAGAATCTCGTCGTCTATGTTCAATGTTGTCCTCATATGTATATATATGCATTATTTATGCATATATGTCAATGGTATTTTAGTGAGAACAATTATTGGGGCCCGGCACTCAGGTCAGTGGAAGGATAAAGCATGGCGTAACTGACATCCGAGGGCCGTGCTATAACAAGAAACTATCCCGGAACAGACCCCCCGGTGCTCCTTGGCCGGCTGCTCCTCCGATTGGCCACCTGACAATCTAGGCTTCGGACTGTTTGTTTGTATGTTGCAGCAGCTTGCCAATTGAGTGGCCCCACCTGATGGCACCGTCTGTCAGCGCCTTCTTGAAACCAGAAATAGTCACTTTTTGATACTTGGACCCCACCCTCGACTTTGAAAATTCAATGTATCTCTCGAGCTCATCATCACTCAAGGTCCTGTAGGTGTAAAGAATTGACATAATTACCTGTGGCCTGAGCATGGCTTTGAGATCGGCGCGAACCTTTTCCAATTCTCCCATGATTTCGTCAGGTGGAATCTGTGCTTCCGGGGGAAGTGTGGCCACTATAGCTGCTGTAACTGCAAACTGGGTATTCATACTG
The nucleotide sequence above comes from Deltaproteobacteria bacterium. Encoded proteins:
- a CDS encoding type II toxin-antitoxin system VapB family antitoxin produces the protein MRTTLNIDDEILEKASRLTGIKEKTALVRLGLEALIALESSKRLARLGGTEKDLRPIPRRRLAKS